The following proteins are encoded in a genomic region of Streptomyces sp. NBC_01723:
- the ccrA gene encoding crotonyl-CoA carboxylase/reductase, whose translation MKDILAAIQSADSTPDDFAALPLPESYRAITVHKDETEMFAGLETRDKDPRKSIHLDEVPLPELGPGEALVAVMASSVNYNSVWTSIFEPLSTFGFLERYGRTSDLAKRHDLPYHIIGSDLAGVVLRTGPGVNSWHPGDEVVAHCLSVELESSDGHNDTMLDPEQRIWGFETNFGGLAEIALVKSNQLMPKPGHLSWEEAAAPGLVNSTAYRQLVSRNGAGMKQGDNVLIWGASGGLGSYATQFALAGGANPVCVVSSEQKADICRSMGAEAIIDRNAEGYKFWKDERTQDPKEWKRFGKRIREFTGGEDIDIVFEHPGRETFGASVFVTRKGGTITTCASTSGYMHEYDNRYLWMSLKRIIGSHFANYREAWEANRLIAKGKIHPTLSKVYALEETGQAAHDVHRNAHQGKVGVLCLAPEEGLGVRDEEMRARHVDAINRFRNI comes from the coding sequence ATGAAGGACATCCTGGCCGCGATCCAGTCGGCCGACTCCACGCCGGACGACTTCGCCGCCCTGCCGCTCCCCGAGTCGTACCGCGCGATCACCGTGCACAAGGACGAGACCGAGATGTTCGCGGGCCTCGAAACCCGCGACAAGGACCCGCGCAAGTCGATCCACCTCGACGAGGTGCCGCTGCCGGAGCTGGGCCCGGGTGAGGCCCTGGTGGCCGTCATGGCCTCCTCGGTCAACTACAACTCGGTGTGGACCTCGATCTTCGAGCCGCTGTCCACCTTCGGCTTCCTGGAGCGCTACGGCCGCACCAGCGACCTGGCCAAGCGCCACGACCTGCCGTACCACATCATCGGCTCCGACCTCGCGGGCGTCGTGCTGCGCACCGGCCCGGGCGTCAACTCCTGGCACCCCGGCGACGAGGTCGTCGCGCACTGCCTCTCCGTCGAGCTGGAGTCCTCCGACGGCCACAACGACACGATGCTCGACCCCGAGCAGCGCATCTGGGGCTTCGAGACCAACTTCGGCGGCCTCGCGGAGATCGCGCTGGTCAAGTCCAACCAGCTGATGCCCAAGCCGGGCCACCTGAGCTGGGAGGAGGCCGCGGCGCCGGGCCTGGTCAACTCCACCGCCTACCGGCAGCTGGTCTCCCGCAACGGCGCCGGCATGAAGCAGGGCGACAACGTGCTCATCTGGGGTGCCAGCGGCGGCCTCGGCTCGTACGCCACCCAGTTCGCGCTGGCCGGCGGCGCCAACCCGGTCTGTGTCGTCTCCAGCGAGCAGAAGGCGGACATCTGCCGCTCGATGGGCGCCGAGGCGATCATCGACCGCAACGCCGAGGGCTACAAGTTCTGGAAGGACGAGCGCACCCAGGACCCCAAGGAGTGGAAGCGCTTCGGCAAGCGCATCCGCGAGTTCACCGGCGGCGAGGACATCGACATCGTCTTCGAGCACCCCGGCCGCGAGACGTTCGGCGCGAGCGTCTTCGTCACCCGCAAGGGCGGCACCATCACCACCTGCGCCTCGACCTCGGGCTACATGCACGAGTACGACAACCGCTACCTGTGGATGTCCCTGAAGCGCATCATCGGCTCCCACTTCGCCAACTACCGCGAGGCCTGGGAGGCCAACCGCCTCATCGCCAAGGGCAAGATCCACCCGACCCTCTCCAAGGTGTACGCCCTGGAGGAGACCGGCCAGGCCGCCCACGACGTCCACCGCAACGCCCACCAGGGCAAGGTCGGCGTGCTGTGCCTCGCCCCCGAGGAGGGCCTGGGCGTGCGCGACGAGGAGATGCGCGCCCGGCACGTCGACGCCATCAACCGCTTCCGGAACATCTGA
- a CDS encoding TetR family transcriptional regulator: protein MPQPAKSTRTPATPDAPESAAGSRAAAQRLKMRRELAAAAMELFAAKGYEATTVDEIAAQAGVARRTFFRHFRSKEEAIFPDHDDTLVRAEAVLNAAPAHEHPLDTVCRGIKEVMKMYAARPEISVARYKLTREVPTLREAEIASVARYERLFTRYLLGHFDEHAHDDDANDDPLLAEVAASAVVTAHNHVLRRWLRAGGQGDVEAQLDHAFAIVRKTFGTGIGAGRGTASTGRPEGASASVHGDVLVTVARTDAPLHEVMRTIEQALKEH from the coding sequence ATGCCCCAGCCCGCCAAGTCCACACGCACACCAGCCACGCCCGACGCGCCGGAGAGCGCGGCCGGCAGCCGCGCCGCCGCCCAGAGGCTCAAAATGCGCCGGGAACTGGCGGCGGCGGCCATGGAACTGTTCGCGGCCAAGGGGTACGAGGCGACCACCGTCGACGAGATCGCGGCCCAGGCCGGGGTCGCCCGCCGCACCTTCTTCCGCCACTTCCGCTCCAAGGAAGAGGCGATCTTCCCGGACCACGACGACACCCTGGTGCGCGCCGAGGCGGTCCTCAACGCGGCGCCGGCGCACGAGCATCCGCTCGACACGGTGTGCCGCGGCATCAAGGAGGTCATGAAGATGTACGCGGCGCGGCCGGAGATCTCGGTCGCCCGCTACAAGCTGACGCGCGAGGTGCCCACTTTGCGTGAGGCGGAGATCGCGTCGGTGGCCCGCTACGAGCGTCTGTTCACCCGCTATCTGCTCGGGCACTTCGACGAGCACGCGCACGACGACGACGCCAACGACGACCCGCTGCTGGCGGAGGTGGCCGCGTCCGCCGTGGTCACCGCGCACAACCACGTGCTCCGGCGCTGGTTGCGGGCGGGCGGGCAGGGCGACGTCGAGGCGCAGCTCGACCACGCCTTCGCGATCGTGCGCAAGACGTTCGGGACGGGCATCGGCGCGGGGCGCGGTACGGCCTCCACCGGGCGTCCGGAGGGCGCCTCGGCCTCGGTGCACGGCGACGTGCTGGTGACGGTGGCGCGGACCGACGCGCCGCTGCACGAGGTCATGCGGACCATCGAACAGGCCCTCAAGGAGCACTGA
- a CDS encoding 3-hydroxyacyl-CoA dehydrogenase family protein, whose amino-acid sequence MATPLSNTPLSPLRTIAVIGLGTMGTGITEVLARAGRAVVGVDVSEAQAAKALAALESSTARAVERGRLTEQERAGALARVRTTTDLRAAADADLVIEVVPESYEVKQQVFRELDGIVRPETILATGTNALSVTRLAAESSRPERVLGLHFFNPAPAMKLVEVVSSVLTAPAAVAAVTDLALDLGKEPVAVGDRPGFVADGLLFGYLNQAAAMYEANYASREDIDAAMRLGCGLPMGPLALLDLVGVDTARTVLEAMYAASHDRLHAPAPILRQLSEAGLTGRKSGRGFYTYEAPGSAVVVPDALTPRADVTPVAGRPVRAVGVAGSGTMASGIAEVFAKAGYEVVLAARSAEKAQTAKARVGKSLARSVDKGRMSAEDAARTLERITPTGSYDDFADVDLAVEAVAEDLEVKRQLFATLDKVCKPGAVLATTTSSLPVVACARATSRPQDVIGMHFFNPAPAMKLVEVVRTVLTADDTHATVREVCAKIRKHAVDCGDRAGFIVNALLFPYLNNAVKMVQEHYATLDDIDAAMKLGGGYPMGPFELLDVVGLDVSLAIEKVLHREFRDPGLAPAPLLEHLVAAGCLGRKTGRGFREHARR is encoded by the coding sequence ATGGCCACTCCCCTGTCCAACACCCCTCTGTCCCCGCTCCGGACCATCGCCGTCATCGGCCTCGGCACCATGGGCACCGGCATCACCGAGGTCCTGGCCCGGGCCGGCCGCGCCGTCGTCGGCGTCGACGTCAGCGAGGCGCAGGCCGCCAAGGCACTCGCCGCGCTGGAGTCGTCCACCGCCCGTGCCGTCGAGCGCGGACGCCTCACCGAGCAGGAGCGCGCCGGCGCCCTCGCCCGCGTCCGCACCACCACCGACCTGCGCGCGGCGGCCGACGCCGACCTGGTGATCGAGGTGGTCCCGGAGTCGTACGAGGTCAAGCAGCAGGTCTTCAGGGAACTGGACGGGATCGTGCGTCCGGAGACGATCCTGGCGACCGGCACCAACGCCCTGTCGGTGACGCGGCTGGCCGCCGAGTCCTCCCGTCCGGAGCGGGTGCTCGGCCTGCACTTCTTCAACCCGGCCCCGGCGATGAAGCTGGTCGAGGTCGTCTCCTCGGTGCTGACCGCGCCGGCCGCCGTCGCGGCGGTCACCGACCTCGCCCTGGACCTCGGCAAGGAGCCCGTGGCGGTCGGCGACCGGCCCGGGTTCGTCGCCGACGGCCTGCTGTTCGGCTACCTCAACCAGGCCGCGGCCATGTACGAGGCGAACTACGCCTCGCGGGAGGACATCGACGCCGCGATGCGTCTCGGCTGCGGTCTGCCGATGGGGCCGCTGGCTCTGCTGGACCTGGTCGGCGTGGACACCGCGCGCACGGTTCTGGAGGCCATGTACGCCGCCTCCCACGACCGCCTGCACGCGCCCGCCCCGATCCTGAGGCAGCTCAGCGAGGCGGGCCTGACGGGCCGCAAGTCGGGGCGCGGCTTCTACACCTACGAGGCGCCCGGCAGCGCCGTCGTGGTGCCGGACGCCCTGACCCCGCGCGCGGACGTCACCCCCGTCGCCGGCCGCCCGGTGCGCGCGGTGGGCGTCGCCGGGTCGGGCACGATGGCGTCCGGCATCGCGGAGGTGTTCGCGAAGGCCGGGTACGAGGTCGTGCTCGCCGCCCGCAGCGCGGAGAAGGCGCAGACCGCGAAGGCCCGGGTCGGCAAGTCGCTGGCCCGCTCGGTCGACAAGGGGCGGATGAGCGCCGAGGACGCCGCACGGACGCTGGAGCGGATCACCCCGACGGGGTCCTACGACGACTTCGCCGACGTCGACCTGGCCGTGGAGGCGGTCGCCGAGGACCTGGAGGTGAAGCGGCAGCTGTTCGCCACGCTGGACAAGGTCTGCAAGCCCGGCGCGGTGCTGGCCACCACCACCTCCTCGCTGCCCGTCGTCGCCTGCGCCCGCGCCACCTCGCGCCCGCAGGACGTGATCGGCATGCACTTCTTCAACCCGGCGCCGGCCATGAAGCTGGTCGAGGTGGTCCGCACGGTGCTCACGGCGGACGACACGCACGCCACCGTCCGCGAGGTCTGCGCGAAGATCCGCAAGCACGCCGTGGACTGCGGCGACCGGGCCGGATTCATCGTGAACGCGCTGCTGTTCCCGTACCTGAACAACGCGGTCAAGATGGTGCAGGAGCACTACGCGACGCTCGACGACATCGACGCCGCGATGAAGCTGGGCGGCGGCTACCCGATGGGGCCCTTCGAGCTGCTGGACGTGGTCGGGCTGGACGTCTCGCTGGCCATCGAGAAGGTCCTGCACCGCGAGTTCCGCGATCCGGGCCTGGCCCCGGCGCCGTTGCTGGAGCACTTGGTGGCCGCGGGCTGCCTCGGCCGCAAGACGGGCCGCGGCTTCCGCGAACATGCCCGCCGCTGA
- a CDS encoding adenylosuccinate lyase — protein MDEELRVLTERLRAEAATSGVPDAPTAHDRLVATGDHDELAAVLTEPGQPLWARELAAFRLGTAGDRRAFESLVLLLNHRDPPRCAAAAHALARLGDPRTARAAAALATNELRVAYALHPVRLLVELRAPEAVPALITTLRRRLRPHDPHRRVALACVEGLGVLGDDRAGPVLNDALAHPALAQAAVRALARIPGQR, from the coding sequence ATGGACGAAGAGTTGCGAGTGCTCACGGAGCGCTTACGGGCCGAGGCGGCGACGTCGGGGGTGCCGGACGCCCCGACGGCCCACGACCGGCTCGTGGCCACCGGAGACCACGACGAGCTGGCCGCGGTGCTCACCGAGCCCGGACAGCCGCTCTGGGCGCGGGAACTGGCCGCCTTCCGGCTCGGGACGGCGGGCGACCGGCGGGCCTTCGAGTCCCTCGTGCTGCTGCTCAACCACCGGGACCCGCCGCGCTGCGCCGCCGCCGCCCATGCCCTGGCCCGCCTCGGCGACCCCCGCACCGCCCGCGCGGCCGCCGCCCTCGCCACCAACGAGCTGCGGGTCGCCTACGCCCTGCACCCGGTGCGGCTGCTGGTCGAGCTGCGGGCACCCGAGGCCGTGCCCGCCCTGATCACCACGCTGCGACGCCGGCTGCGCCCGCACGACCCCCACCGGCGGGTCGCGCTCGCCTGCGTCGAGGGCCTGGGCGTCCTCGGCGACGACCGGGCCGGCCCCGTGCTGAACGACGCCCTCGCCCACCCGGCGCTGGCCCAGGCGGCGGTGCGGGCGCTGGCGCGCATCCCGGGGCAGCGGTGA
- a CDS encoding GNAT family N-acetyltransferase, translating to MTVADCDRVALIRVRGWQTAYRGLVPQVYLDGMDAAGDAERRRVLFAGAPAGVVNLVAEDDRGEVVGWACHGPYRDGERPTGDAELYAIYVDPERLGAGIGQALIRESVRRCAAAGHPRMLLWVLKDNARARRFYERAGFGADGAEEPFRVEGVEVPEVRYAADLAG from the coding sequence ATGACGGTCGCCGACTGCGACCGGGTGGCCCTGATCCGCGTCCGGGGCTGGCAGACCGCCTACCGGGGCCTGGTCCCGCAGGTGTACCTGGACGGCATGGACGCCGCGGGGGACGCCGAGCGGCGCCGCGTCCTGTTCGCCGGCGCCCCGGCCGGCGTGGTGAACCTGGTCGCCGAGGACGACCGCGGCGAAGTCGTGGGCTGGGCCTGCCACGGCCCCTACCGGGACGGTGAACGGCCGACCGGGGACGCCGAGTTGTATGCGATCTACGTCGACCCGGAGCGGCTCGGCGCGGGCATCGGGCAGGCCCTGATCCGGGAGTCGGTGCGCCGGTGCGCGGCGGCCGGGCACCCGCGGATGCTCCTGTGGGTGCTCAAGGACAACGCCCGCGCCCGGCGCTTCTACGAACGGGCGGGCTTCGGCGCCGACGGCGCCGAGGAACCCTTCCGGGTGGAAGGAGTCGAGGTGCCCGAGGTGCGGTACGCCGCCGACCTGGCCGGCTGA